Proteins co-encoded in one Oceanibaculum nanhaiense genomic window:
- a CDS encoding pentapeptide repeat-containing protein, with protein sequence MADTKLIASQDGEGAQLKSLRPVDLAKALALHERLLSGRPGGRRALLSGFRLENTDFSARDLRESDFTGAALSGSLFRRSKLQFSNFYAADLRRSNFNGADLTRADLRGACFRAASLIGANLMEADIREAVLARYSANRIPTVVSHGDGHADMTAINAEGANLSNAKIGGSFTLRADFSEANLSNADLRNADLRMSNFRNAIMTGVNLNGVNAAGADFQGAVLTNARIHDANFDGADLTGAILDLNHLSSPVFARAVLPKTPEASDLDLEAALDMHEIWVKSAARQGKRLTLDGIDLSRCDFAGRSLTAISMAQAILRGCNLTGVEMATANLARTDLRAAILRNADLRGASLEHAHLNESILAGADLSPLTDVGSSGRSLSTDLRNARLVGADLRGARLMYANLAGADLSRAKLDEADLTGANLTDARFIGADIGSAKLQGAILDGVVGLS encoded by the coding sequence ATGGCTGATACGAAATTGATTGCCTCGCAGGATGGTGAAGGAGCCCAGCTCAAGAGTCTCCGTCCCGTCGATCTTGCCAAGGCCCTGGCACTTCACGAAAGGCTGCTGTCCGGCCGCCCCGGTGGCCGTCGCGCCCTGTTATCGGGTTTCCGGCTCGAAAACACCGATTTCAGCGCGCGTGACCTGCGCGAATCGGATTTCACCGGCGCCGCACTTTCCGGCAGCCTGTTCCGGCGGAGCAAGCTGCAATTCTCCAATTTCTACGCCGCCGATCTGCGCCGCAGCAACTTCAACGGCGCCGACCTGACACGCGCCGATTTGCGCGGGGCCTGTTTCCGCGCCGCCAGCCTGATCGGCGCCAATCTGATGGAAGCCGACATCCGCGAGGCCGTCCTGGCGCGCTACTCCGCCAACCGGATTCCCACGGTGGTCAGTCATGGCGACGGCCATGCCGACATGACCGCCATCAACGCCGAAGGGGCGAACCTAAGCAATGCGAAAATCGGCGGTTCCTTCACGCTGCGCGCCGATTTCAGCGAGGCAAACCTGTCCAACGCGGATCTGCGCAACGCCGATCTGCGGATGAGCAATTTCCGGAACGCCATCATGACCGGTGTGAACCTGAACGGGGTGAATGCAGCCGGCGCGGATTTCCAGGGCGCCGTACTCACCAATGCCCGCATTCACGACGCCAATTTCGACGGCGCCGACCTGACCGGCGCCATCCTCGACCTCAACCACCTCTCCTCGCCGGTTTTTGCCCGGGCGGTCCTGCCGAAGACGCCGGAAGCCTCCGATCTGGACCTGGAAGCGGCTCTGGACATGCACGAGATCTGGGTCAAGAGCGCGGCACGCCAGGGCAAGCGGCTGACGCTGGACGGCATCGACCTGTCGCGCTGCGACTTCGCCGGGCGCAGCCTGACCGCCATTTCGATGGCACAAGCCATCTTGCGCGGCTGCAATCTGACCGGGGTGGAGATGGCGACCGCCAATCTGGCACGCACCGACCTTCGCGCCGCCATCCTGCGCAACGCCGATCTGCGCGGGGCAAGCCTGGAACATGCGCATCTGAACGAATCGATCCTGGCCGGCGCCGATTTGTCGCCGCTGACCGATGTCGGCAGTTCCGGGCGATCCCTCAGCACGGACCTGCGCAATGCGCGGCTGGTGGGCGCCGACCTGCGTGGCGCCCGGCTGATGTATGCCAATCTTGCCGGCGCCGATTTGTCGCGGGCGAAGCTGGACGAGGCCGACCTCACCGGTGCCAATCTCACCGACGCCCGGTTCATCGGCGCGGATATCGGCAGCGCAAAGCTGCAAGGCGCCATTCTCGACGGGGTCGTCGGTCTCAGCTGA
- the gyrA gene encoding DNA gyrase subunit A: MSTTTPPGTPPGFDVKPVSIEEEMRRSYLDYAMSVIVARALPDVRDGLKPVHRRILYAMKDGGYDWTKPYRKSARIVGDVMGKYHPHGDSAIYDAMVRMAQDFSMRLPLIDGQGNFGSMDGDPPAAMRYTEARLAKAAEALLRDIDKETVKFVANYDESVVEPTVLPAEYPNLLVNGAGGIAVGMATNIPPHNLGEVIDACCAYVDDPSIGMEELMQHVPGPDFPTGGIIMGKRGIHEAYSTGRGSVIMRGRVAVEEIRKDREALVISEIPYQVNKARLIERIAEVVNAKIVEGISDIRDESDRDGVRVVVEIKRDAQADVVLNQLYRYTPLQTSFGVNALALNGGRPEMMTLKQVIEAFLQFREEVITKRTVYELGKARDRAHILVGLLVAIQNLDPVIEMIRASKDAAEARAALMATDWPAMDVAPYIALIDEPGRAVVDGRYRLSEVQAKAILELRLQRLTGMEREKLVEETQEIAGKIEEYLAILGSREKLMSVLREELVRIKDQFATPRRTALEEGELDQDIEDLIQREDMVVTVSRLGYVKRVPLSTYRAQKRGGKGRAGMATRDEDFVSRVFVANTHTPLLFFTSRGMVYRMKVWQLPLATPQGRGKPIVNMLPVQAGEGISTIMPMPADEDSWGGLHVMFATSAGTVRRNSLSDFTNIKSNGKIAMKLAEGEHLVGVMPCSEEQDVLLSTRNGQCIRFAVTDVREFKGRDSMGVRGIRLQNDDQVISLSIIDHVAATADERAAYLRRAAALRRQNGDEGAEEAVVLEAEEGAGAGGSLDDARFEDMAAREAFILTVSEKGFGKRSSAYEYRVTGRGGQGIANMELNERNGKLAASFPVAQTDQIVLVTDGGQLIRCPVHDIRIAGRRTQGVTLFRVAEDEHIVSVAWMAEESGAAEDEIGDEIEDAAEAVEGDAAEGEAAPESEGSDE; this comes from the coding sequence TTGTCCACGACGACGCCTCCTGGAACGCCCCCCGGCTTCGATGTAAAGCCCGTCTCCATCGAAGAGGAGATGCGCCGCTCCTATCTCGATTACGCCATGAGCGTGATCGTCGCCCGCGCCCTTCCGGATGTGCGCGACGGGCTGAAGCCCGTGCATCGCCGCATTCTCTATGCGATGAAGGATGGCGGCTACGACTGGACGAAACCCTATCGTAAATCGGCCCGTATCGTCGGCGACGTCATGGGTAAATACCATCCGCACGGCGACAGCGCCATCTACGATGCGATGGTGCGCATGGCGCAGGATTTCTCCATGCGCCTGCCGCTGATCGACGGGCAGGGCAATTTCGGTTCGATGGACGGCGATCCGCCGGCGGCCATGCGCTATACCGAGGCGCGGCTCGCCAAGGCGGCCGAGGCGCTGCTGCGCGACATCGATAAGGAGACCGTGAAGTTCGTCGCCAACTATGACGAATCGGTCGTCGAACCGACGGTGTTGCCGGCGGAATACCCGAATCTTCTGGTCAATGGCGCCGGCGGCATCGCCGTCGGCATGGCGACCAACATCCCGCCGCACAATCTGGGCGAGGTGATCGATGCCTGCTGCGCCTATGTCGATGATCCCTCGATCGGCATGGAAGAGCTGATGCAGCATGTGCCGGGGCCGGATTTCCCGACCGGCGGCATTATCATGGGCAAGCGCGGCATCCATGAGGCCTACAGCACGGGGCGCGGGTCGGTCATCATGCGCGGCCGCGTGGCGGTCGAGGAAATCCGCAAGGACCGCGAAGCGCTGGTGATCAGCGAGATCCCCTATCAGGTAAACAAGGCGCGCCTGATCGAGCGGATTGCCGAGGTGGTGAACGCCAAGATCGTCGAGGGTATCTCGGACATCCGCGACGAGAGCGACCGCGACGGTGTGCGCGTTGTCGTGGAAATCAAGCGCGACGCCCAGGCGGATGTGGTGCTGAACCAGCTCTACCGCTATACGCCGCTGCAGACCTCCTTTGGCGTGAACGCGCTGGCGCTGAATGGCGGCCGGCCGGAGATGATGACCTTGAAGCAGGTCATCGAGGCTTTCCTGCAGTTCCGCGAGGAGGTCATCACCAAGCGCACGGTCTATGAGCTGGGCAAGGCCCGGGACCGGGCGCATATCTTGGTCGGTCTTCTGGTGGCGATCCAGAATCTCGATCCCGTCATCGAGATGATCCGCGCCTCCAAGGATGCCGCCGAGGCGCGCGCCGCGCTGATGGCGACGGACTGGCCGGCGATGGATGTGGCGCCGTATATTGCGCTGATCGACGAGCCGGGCCGCGCCGTGGTCGATGGCAGGTACCGGCTCTCCGAAGTGCAGGCCAAGGCTATCCTGGAACTGCGCCTGCAGCGCCTGACCGGCATGGAGCGCGAGAAGCTGGTCGAGGAAACCCAGGAGATCGCCGGCAAGATCGAGGAATATCTGGCGATCCTCGGGTCCCGCGAGAAGCTGATGAGCGTGCTGCGCGAGGAGCTGGTGCGGATCAAGGATCAGTTCGCCACGCCGCGCCGTACCGCGCTGGAAGAAGGCGAACTGGACCAGGATATCGAGGACCTGATCCAGCGCGAGGACATGGTGGTGACGGTCAGCCGTCTCGGCTATGTGAAGCGCGTGCCGCTCTCGACCTATCGGGCGCAGAAGCGCGGCGGCAAGGGGCGCGCCGGCATGGCGACCCGTGACGAGGATTTCGTGTCCCGCGTCTTCGTCGCCAACACGCATACGCCGCTGCTGTTCTTCACCTCGCGCGGCATGGTCTATCGGATGAAGGTGTGGCAGTTGCCGCTGGCAACGCCGCAGGGCCGCGGCAAGCCGATCGTTAACATGCTGCCGGTGCAGGCGGGCGAAGGCATTTCCACCATCATGCCGATGCCGGCGGATGAGGATAGCTGGGGTGGGCTGCATGTCATGTTCGCCACCTCGGCCGGCACGGTGCGGCGCAACTCGCTGTCCGACTTCACCAACATCAAGTCGAACGGCAAGATCGCCATGAAACTGGCCGAAGGCGAGCATCTGGTCGGCGTCATGCCCTGTTCGGAAGAGCAGGACGTGCTGTTGTCCACCCGCAATGGCCAGTGCATCCGTTTTGCCGTCACCGATGTGCGTGAGTTCAAGGGCCGCGATTCCATGGGTGTGCGCGGTATCAGGCTGCAGAATGACGATCAGGTCATCTCGCTGTCGATCATTGACCATGTCGCGGCCACGGCTGACGAACGGGCCGCCTATCTGCGGCGGGCCGCGGCACTGCGGCGCCAGAATGGCGATGAGGGGGCTGAGGAGGCCGTCGTTCTGGAGGCCGAGGAGGGCGCTGGCGCCGGCGGTTCGCTGGACGATGCCCGGTTCGAGGATATGGCCGCACGCGAGGCCTTCATCCTGACGGTCAGCGAAAAAGGCTTCGGCAAGCGCAGCTCGGCCTATGAGTACCGGGTTACCGGACGCGGCGGGCAGGGCATCGCCAATATGGAGCTGAACGAGCGCAACGGTAAGCTGGCGGCCTCTTTCCCGGTGGCGCAGACCGATCAGATCGTGCTGGTGACCGATGGCGGCCAGCTGATCCGTTGCCCGGTACACGATATCCGCATTGCCGGACGCCGCACGCAGGGCGTTACCCTGTTCCGGGTGGCCGAGGACGAGCATATCGTCTCGGTGGCCTGGATGGCCGAGGAAAGCGGTGCCGCGGAGGACGAGATCGGCGACGAGATCGAGGACGCCGCTGAAGCAGTCGAGGGCGACGCTGCTGAAGGGGAGGCGGCGCCGGAATCGGAGGGGAGCGATGAATAA
- the coaD gene encoding pantetheine-phosphate adenylyltransferase, translating into MNKHLTGVYPGTFDPITHGHLDIIKRASKMVDHLIIGVAQNAGKGPLFSIGERLDLVRGEIAALNDTGEYGHIEARSFSNLLMHFCQAANASLIIRGLRAVSDFEYEFQMAGMNARLDPKIETVFLMASERHHFISSRFVKEIGALGGDISSFVPPRIAERVMHRFAKDNTPEVETRA; encoded by the coding sequence ATGAATAAGCATCTGACCGGGGTCTATCCGGGCACCTTCGACCCAATCACCCATGGCCATCTGGACATCATCAAGCGGGCCTCGAAGATGGTCGATCATCTGATCATCGGGGTCGCCCAGAATGCCGGCAAGGGGCCGCTGTTCAGCATTGGCGAGCGACTTGACCTTGTTCGGGGCGAGATCGCCGCGCTGAATGACACGGGGGAGTACGGCCATATCGAGGCGCGGTCGTTCAGCAATCTGCTGATGCATTTCTGCCAGGCGGCGAATGCCTCGCTGATCATCCGCGGGCTGCGCGCCGTCTCGGATTTCGAATATGAATTCCAGATGGCCGGCATGAATGCCCGCCTCGACCCGAAGATCGAGACCGTGTTCCTGATGGCCTCGGAACGCCACCATTTTATCTCCTCGCGCTTCGTGAAGGAGATTGGTGCTCTGGGCGGCGATATCAGTTCCTTCGTGCCGCCCCGCATTGCCGAGCGCGTTATGCACCGCTTCGCCAAGGACAACACGCCGGAAGTCGAGACCCGCGCCTGA
- a CDS encoding DUF2459 domain-containing protein, giving the protein MLLRLLSLLLLLAGCASGDSVPADIAARDGPPARTLHVISNGWHAGIILARSDLPVGLLPEAADFPAAAWLEFGWGDREYYPNPRPTMGMALAAGLTPTPAVLHIAGRAALPEAGGKLEILRFRISEAGLRRLVERIDAAMERPAGQDRAASLAPGLYETSLFYPARGEFHLFNTCNSWVARKLAWAGLPVSDSGVTMAEDLMVQLRPLAVPR; this is encoded by the coding sequence ATGCTGCTGCGGCTCCTTTCCCTTCTGCTGCTTCTGGCTGGCTGCGCTTCCGGCGACAGCGTGCCGGCCGATATTGCCGCGCGCGACGGACCGCCGGCCCGGACCCTTCATGTCATCAGCAATGGCTGGCATGCCGGCATCATCCTGGCACGCTCTGACCTGCCGGTGGGGCTGCTGCCCGAGGCGGCGGATTTTCCCGCTGCCGCCTGGCTGGAGTTTGGCTGGGGCGACCGCGAATATTACCCCAATCCGCGCCCCACGATGGGGATGGCGCTGGCCGCCGGGCTGACGCCGACGCCAGCGGTATTGCATATCGCCGGCCGTGCGGCACTGCCGGAGGCGGGCGGGAAGCTGGAAATCCTGCGCTTTCGCATCAGCGAGGCGGGGCTGCGCCGCTTGGTGGAACGCATCGATGCCGCCATGGAGCGCCCCGCCGGTCAGGATCGTGCGGCCAGCCTTGCCCCCGGCCTTTACGAGACCAGCCTGTTCTACCCGGCGCGGGGGGAGTTCCACCTGTTCAACACCTGCAACAGCTGGGTCGCGCGCAAGCTGGCCTGGGCCGGCCTGCCGGTCAGCGATTCCGGGGTAACGATGGCCGAGGATCTGATGGTGCAGCTGAGACCGCTGGCTGTGCCGCGTTAG
- a CDS encoding aminotransferase class V-fold PLP-dependent enzyme, whose amino-acid sequence MAASLGQAVRHHWNLRDDIIFLNHGSYGATPKAVLAEQRRWQDLMEENPVNFMRRVLPEALEKARADLARFLRADPADLGFVENATGGVNAVLRSLDFAKGDEILVTSHGYNAVKQTVHFIEEKTGATIKIAEVPFPLEGTDSIVAAVKAKLSDRTRLVILDHITSPTATIQPLQELIAACKSERRLVLVDGAHAPGMLDLDVPAIGADFYTGNCHKWLCAPKGCAFLWVAPDRQAGIHPTTISHPFRKGFAEEFSWTGTRDASAWLSVGATIAFFDSIGGLPAIRAYCRDLATEAAEMLAQAWGTGIGTPAPLRGSMATIRLPDRFRDVPAQTILDELWENHRIEVPVHHFGGNPWVRISAAPYNHIQEYEILRDAVLG is encoded by the coding sequence ATGGCGGCAAGCCTTGGCCAAGCCGTGCGGCACCACTGGAACCTGCGCGACGATATCATTTTCCTGAATCATGGCTCCTACGGCGCCACGCCGAAAGCCGTGCTGGCCGAGCAGCGGCGCTGGCAGGACCTGATGGAGGAAAATCCCGTCAACTTCATGCGGCGGGTGCTGCCGGAGGCGCTGGAGAAAGCGCGGGCCGATCTGGCGCGGTTTCTGCGCGCCGATCCCGCCGATCTCGGTTTTGTCGAGAATGCGACCGGCGGTGTGAATGCGGTGCTGCGCAGCCTGGACTTCGCAAAGGGCGATGAAATTTTGGTGACCAGCCATGGCTATAACGCCGTGAAGCAGACCGTTCATTTCATTGAGGAAAAGACCGGTGCCACGATAAAGATCGCCGAGGTGCCGTTTCCGCTGGAAGGCACGGACTCCATCGTCGCGGCGGTTAAGGCAAAGCTGAGCGACCGGACGCGGCTGGTGATCCTGGACCATATCACCTCCCCCACCGCAACGATCCAGCCCCTGCAGGAACTGATCGCCGCCTGCAAGAGCGAGAGGCGACTGGTGCTGGTGGATGGCGCGCATGCGCCGGGTATGCTGGATCTCGACGTACCGGCCATCGGCGCCGATTTCTACACCGGCAACTGCCATAAATGGCTGTGCGCGCCGAAAGGCTGCGCCTTCCTGTGGGTGGCGCCGGACCGGCAGGCTGGAATCCACCCCACCACCATCTCGCATCCGTTCAGGAAGGGCTTCGCCGAGGAATTCTCCTGGACCGGCACGCGCGACGCCAGCGCCTGGCTGTCGGTTGGCGCGACAATCGCGTTCTTCGACAGCATCGGCGGACTGCCCGCGATCCGCGCCTATTGCCGCGATTTGGCGACGGAGGCGGCGGAGATGCTGGCGCAAGCCTGGGGTACCGGGATCGGCACGCCGGCGCCCTTGCGCGGCAGCATGGCGACGATCCGCCTGCCCGACCGGTTCCGCGATGTACCGGCGCAGACGATCCTTGACGAATTGTGGGAGAACCACCGGATCGAGGTTCCGGTGCATCATTTCGGCGGCAATCCCTGGGTCAGAATCTCGGCGGCGCCCTACAATCACATACAAGAGTATGAGATTTTGCGCGATGCCGTGCTCGGCTAA
- a CDS encoding alpha/beta fold hydrolase produces the protein MFEGFTQHRIETSGAEINLRTGGQGPALLLLHGYPQTHAMWHQIAPALAERFTVVAPDLRGYGDSSKPKTDERHAPYAKRAMAQDMAEVMTALGVEEFMVAGHDRGGRVAHRLAIDHADRVTKLAVLDIAPTHEMYRATDMEFATAYYHWFFLIQPYDLPERMIGADPGTFLERKMGHWGRDGAAFTPEAMAEYKRCFSDPATIHASCEDYRAAATIDLEHDEADMHRKLSCRVLALWGEKGFVGRKYDVLDVWRKRALHVEGHGIPSGHFLAEEAPQETLDALMAFFSRPD, from the coding sequence ATGTTCGAAGGGTTCACGCAGCACCGGATCGAAACCAGTGGGGCGGAGATCAATCTGCGCACCGGCGGGCAGGGGCCGGCGCTGCTGCTGCTGCACGGTTATCCGCAGACCCATGCGATGTGGCACCAGATCGCCCCGGCGCTGGCGGAGCGCTTCACGGTGGTCGCCCCGGACCTGCGCGGCTATGGCGATTCCTCCAAGCCGAAGACGGATGAGCGGCATGCACCCTATGCCAAGCGCGCCATGGCGCAGGACATGGCCGAGGTGATGACAGCGCTGGGCGTCGAGGAGTTCATGGTGGCCGGGCATGACCGTGGCGGCCGGGTGGCGCACCGGCTGGCGATCGACCATGCTGACCGGGTAACAAAACTGGCGGTGCTGGACATCGCCCCCACGCATGAAATGTACAGGGCGACCGATATGGAGTTCGCCACCGCCTATTATCACTGGTTCTTCCTGATCCAGCCCTATGATCTGCCGGAACGCATGATCGGTGCCGATCCCGGCACTTTCCTGGAGCGCAAGATGGGCCATTGGGGGCGCGACGGGGCGGCCTTCACGCCGGAGGCGATGGCGGAATACAAGCGCTGCTTCTCCGATCCGGCGACGATCCATGCCAGCTGCGAGGATTACCGCGCGGCGGCGACCATCGATCTGGAGCATGACGAAGCCGATATGCACCGGAAGTTGAGCTGCCGGGTGCTGGCGCTGTGGGGCGAGAAGGGCTTCGTCGGCCGCAAGTACGATGTTCTGGACGTCTGGCGGAAGCGGGCGCTTCATGTCGAGGGGCATGGTATTCCCAGCGGCCATTTCCTGGCCGAGGAAGCCCCGCAAGAAACCCTGGACGCCCTTATGGCGTTCTTTTCCCGACCCGATTGA
- a CDS encoding DUF502 domain-containing protein, producing MSTEPTGMPDTDPRTSPRTSQEEAAPRQKRSLRLTMTSRLRAYFFAGVLITAPIGLTIYLAWLLIDFIDKQVMPLIPVRYNPETYLPFSVPGIGLALLLVTITLIGALTAGFVGRLILRVGEAVVNQLPVVRSVYGAVKQIMEAVLAQQSNAFRQVVLVEYPRKDCWVIGFVSGATTGEVQARTEAQVINVFIPTTPNPTSGFLLFVPGEDLVYLDMSIEQGIKMVVSGGIVAPAWSEGQGRKVKARPRKQLPEPVSDEAAAAQPERR from the coding sequence ATGAGCACCGAGCCGACCGGCATGCCCGACACCGATCCACGAACCAGCCCACGAACCAGCCAGGAGGAGGCCGCGCCGCGCCAGAAGCGCAGCCTTCGCCTGACGATGACCAGCCGGCTGCGCGCCTATTTCTTCGCCGGTGTGCTGATCACCGCCCCTATCGGGCTGACCATCTATCTCGCCTGGCTGCTGATCGACTTCATCGACAAGCAGGTCATGCCGCTGATTCCCGTGCGCTACAATCCGGAGACCTATCTGCCGTTCTCCGTGCCCGGTATTGGTCTCGCACTGCTGCTGGTCACGATCACCCTGATCGGCGCGCTGACGGCCGGTTTTGTTGGCCGGCTGATCCTGCGGGTGGGCGAAGCCGTCGTGAATCAGCTGCCGGTGGTACGCAGCGTCTATGGCGCGGTGAAGCAGATCATGGAGGCGGTGCTGGCGCAGCAGTCCAACGCCTTCCGCCAGGTCGTGCTGGTGGAGTATCCGCGCAAGGATTGCTGGGTGATCGGCTTTGTCAGCGGCGCCACCACCGGCGAGGTGCAGGCGCGCACCGAGGCTCAGGTCATCAACGTTTTTATCCCGACCACCCCGAACCCAACCTCCGGTTTCCTGCTGTTCGTGCCGGGCGAGGACCTTGTGTATCTCGACATGAGCATCGAGCAGGGCATCAAGATGGTGGTTTCGGGCGGCATCGTGGCGCCGGCCTGGTCGGAAGGGCAGGGGCGTAAAGTCAAAGCCCGCCCGCGCAAGCAACTGCCGGAGCCAGTCAGTGACGAAGCCGCTGCCGCTCAGCCGGAGCGTAGATAG
- the recG gene encoding ATP-dependent DNA helicase RecG: protein MRPQILFPLFADVTTLPGLGPRLGKLVQGAIGPHVVDMLWHLPSGIVDRSYTPRIAEAEPGRIATLTVRIEGHIPSPTPRRPYRVICRDASGDIDLVFFHARGDFLVKQLPVGETRVVSGRVEFFQDRAQMAHPDYIAKPEEAGEIAGVEAVYPLTAGLMLKTLRKAVRGALDRLPELPEWQDAAWLARQRWPSFREALESVHAPQSEADLLPLTPARQRLAFDELLANQLALALIRAHQKRQSGRVIRGDGRLRALAEGALPFSLTNAQRMSLAEISADMDSDKRMLRLLQGDVGSGKTVVALLAMLAAIEAGGQAALLAPTEILARQHLATIQRLAAPAGVKVALLTGREKGRNREAILAGLASGETGIVVGTHALIQEDVVFRDLMLAVIDEQHRFGVHQRIALSGKGRGVDVLVMTATPIPRTLTLTAYGDLDVSRLTEKPAGRKPIVTIAKPTEALEEVTAAVERALNAGNKVYWVCPLVAESEALDVAAAEERHAALAQRFGARAGLVHGRMKGADKDRVMEGFAEGGIDLLVSTTVIEVGVDVPAATIMVIEHAERFGLAQLHQLRGRIGRGDKPSTCILLYQKPLSETATARLKILRETEDGFVIAEEDLKLRGAGDLLGTKQSGMPTFRLADLAAHGELLQAARDDARLVLDRDPDLQGERGQRLRVLLYLFERDAAARYLRSG from the coding sequence GTGCGTCCCCAGATTCTGTTCCCGCTTTTCGCCGATGTCACCACCCTGCCCGGACTTGGCCCGCGCCTTGGCAAGCTGGTGCAGGGCGCCATCGGCCCGCATGTGGTCGATATGCTCTGGCACCTGCCCAGCGGCATTGTTGACCGCTCCTACACGCCGCGCATTGCCGAGGCGGAACCGGGCCGCATCGCGACCCTGACCGTCCGCATCGAGGGGCACATCCCCTCGCCCACGCCACGCCGGCCCTATCGCGTGATCTGCCGCGATGCCAGCGGCGATATCGATCTGGTGTTCTTCCACGCCCGGGGCGACTTCCTGGTCAAGCAGCTGCCGGTCGGCGAAACCCGTGTGGTCAGCGGCCGGGTGGAATTCTTCCAGGACCGCGCGCAGATGGCGCATCCGGACTATATCGCGAAACCGGAGGAAGCCGGCGAGATCGCCGGGGTGGAGGCGGTCTATCCGCTGACCGCCGGTCTGATGCTGAAGACGCTGCGCAAGGCGGTGCGCGGTGCACTCGACCGGCTGCCGGAGCTGCCCGAATGGCAGGATGCCGCCTGGCTCGCCCGGCAGCGCTGGCCGTCCTTCCGCGAGGCGCTGGAGAGCGTGCATGCGCCGCAATCCGAAGCCGACCTGCTGCCGCTGACCCCGGCGCGGCAGCGTCTCGCCTTTGACGAGCTGCTGGCCAACCAGCTGGCGCTGGCGCTGATCCGCGCCCATCAGAAGCGCCAGTCCGGCCGGGTGATCCGGGGTGACGGGCGGCTCCGTGCGCTGGCCGAGGGCGCCCTGCCCTTCTCTCTCACCAACGCCCAGCGAATGTCACTGGCCGAGATATCCGCGGATATGGACAGCGACAAGCGCATGCTGCGGCTGCTTCAGGGCGATGTCGGCAGCGGCAAGACAGTGGTGGCGCTGCTGGCGATGCTGGCCGCCATCGAGGCCGGCGGCCAGGCAGCCTTGCTGGCGCCGACGGAGATTCTGGCACGCCAGCATCTGGCGACCATCCAGCGGCTGGCCGCCCCTGCCGGTGTGAAGGTGGCGCTGCTGACCGGCCGCGAGAAGGGCCGGAACCGCGAAGCGATCCTGGCCGGCCTGGCCTCGGGCGAGACCGGCATCGTTGTCGGCACCCATGCGCTGATCCAGGAGGATGTCGTCTTCCGGGATCTGATGCTGGCGGTGATCGACGAGCAGCACCGGTTCGGCGTGCATCAGCGCATCGCTCTGTCCGGCAAGGGACGCGGCGTCGATGTGCTGGTGATGACCGCGACGCCGATCCCGCGCACCCTGACGCTGACCGCCTATGGCGATCTCGACGTGTCGCGCCTCACCGAGAAGCCGGCGGGCCGCAAGCCCATCGTCACCATCGCCAAGCCGACCGAGGCCCTGGAAGAGGTAACGGCGGCAGTCGAACGGGCGCTGAACGCCGGCAACAAGGTCTATTGGGTCTGCCCGCTGGTCGCCGAATCGGAAGCGCTGGACGTTGCCGCCGCCGAGGAGCGCCATGCCGCCCTCGCCCAACGCTTCGGTGCGCGCGCCGGGCTGGTGCATGGCCGCATGAAGGGGGCCGACAAGGACCGCGTGATGGAGGGCTTCGCCGAGGGCGGCATCGATCTGCTGGTCTCCACCACCGTCATCGAGGTCGGCGTGGACGTGCCGGCGGCCACAATCATGGTGATCGAGCATGCCGAGCGTTTCGGCCTTGCCCAGCTGCATCAGCTGCGCGGTCGCATCGGGCGCGGCGACAAGCCCTCGACCTGCATTCTGCTGTACCAGAAGCCGCTCAGCGAGACCGCCACGGCGCGGCTGAAAATCCTGCGCGAAACGGAAGACGGCTTCGTCATCGCCGAAGAGGATCTGAAACTGCGCGGCGCCGGCGATCTGCTGGGCACCAAGCAGAGCGGCATGCCGACCTTCCGCCTGGCTGACCTCGCCGCCCATGGCGAGCTGCTGCAGGCCGCCCGCGACGATGCCCGGCTGGTACTTGACCGCGATCCTGACCTGCAGGGCGAGCGCGGCCAGCGCCTGCGCGTGCTGCTCTACCTGTTCGAGCGCGACGCGGCAGCGCGCTATCTACGCTCCGGCTGA
- a CDS encoding succinate dehydrogenase assembly factor 2, which yields MSDRPSSGTEPQSEPLETRRRRLLYRSWYCGIKEMDLLLGSFAKQHLDSMTEAQLDSYEALLGMNNDPALYGWIMGLSEPPPGMNSDVLEMLRNFKFVDSRS from the coding sequence ATGTCGGATCGCCCCTCATCCGGGACCGAACCCCAATCAGAGCCGTTGGAAACCCGCCGCCGGCGCCTGCTGTACCGCAGCTGGTATTGCGGCATCAAGGAAATGGATCTGCTGCTGGGCAGTTTCGCCAAGCAGCATCTCGATTCCATGACCGAGGCGCAGCTCGACAGCTATGAGGCATTGCTCGGCATGAACAATGATCCGGCGCTGTATGGCTGGATCATGGGCCTGTCCGAGCCGCCGCCTGGCATGAATTCCGATGTTCTGGAGATGCTGCGTAACTTTAAATTTGTCGATTCACGGTCTTGA